The DNA region attataggtgcaccctagtgattcaggacaagctaaaaacacgggttggaaaatggattcatggtgtactcgcttattatatacatttttctaaattttgaacacaaacaaagttacggaccgcagctctgattggttgtttcttaactggagcgcatgactttctgcaaatggcaataggacactgggaggagccagaggagcttgattttttttcacagattatctgtctcatattctactgtgaggacataatgacaggtttaacaaatatgtaaaaaatatatttttacaaaagttacctactgcagctttaagattaGTAAATGACAGAATGGTAATATTTGGGTGCactgttgttttaaacctgaagcATTTTATGATTCATTTGTTTATCTAATTAGCTTTGTCCATCTTCATACCCAGGAGTAAACCATGCCGATATTTTGATGAAGGCCGTGGGACCTGTCCGTTTGGAGCCAACTGCTTTTACAAGCATGCTTTTCCCGATGGGCGCCTGGAAGAGCCTCAACCCCAGAGGAGACAGACCGGCTCCAACGGAAGAAACCGGGTAAAGCTTCTACTGAAGCCTAACGGCTGTTTTCTCCCAATGTTAGTGCCAAACTGAAAACTTTGTTACGTGAAAGCATATCGTATTTACTTAATGATGTGCTAGGAATTCGATCATTGGCACTCGATTGAGCCATCAATGGAATCTGTGTTGCAGAACTCCAGACGGACGCCACTCTGGGATCTTTTCGACGAACGGGAGAACAGCGACTCCTTCGACAACGAAGACGAGATGGTGACGTTCGAGCTCAGCGAGATGCTCCTCATGCTTCTGGCTGCCGGAACTGACGATGATGTCACCGACTCCGAAGATGAGTGGGACTTGTTCCACGAAGAGCTGGACGATTACTACGAGCTATACCTATAGCAGGCCTCCTTCCATCCTTCGCTAACTCCCTCCTAGACTAACCCTTGTCCCTATTTACTCTGTTTCTATCCCTATTAGAAACTAAACAGAACTGTCTTGTGTGACTGATGGGCAGTAGTGTCTTTTTTCCCCTGTGTTGTGGCAGTGCCTTCCAGCAGgccattaaaatgattaattcatttcaaattcaataaatgaatataaaacacacgtcaaaagacattaaaaaaaaaatggctcttgtgctaaaaaatattttctagaaaGCCTTCTCCATTATGTGAGTCTGTCCATGTCTGGTTAATGTACTAGAAAAAGTATaaagagcaaaaacaaaagttatttaaaaagaatTGCAAGAAAGGACACTaagttatacagtatataaaattgGAAAGATATATCTAACAAACCTTACTGAGTTTATCTCAGGTGTGGGTTTGACCTGTTTATCATTGACTGTGAGGATACAGCAACTGTGTATGACTTCACTAACTGGTGGCTGTTAATGCTTCTGATATTTTTGAAATATCCCTCTTCTCATGCACTGATTCTGACTGGGTGGGAGGTGGTGGTGGCGGGGAGCTTCCTGGAGGTCACAAATGCACTCGTCAACGTTCACACGGACAACTCGTGACATTAAACCTTATGTAATGTCCTTTTGTTTCTCACTCTTATTAAATTATCCACCTGTTTAGCCGTACCTTACTATCTGTGGTATCCCATGGGGAGTCCCTATGAACTGAGTGTGCTGATCATTTGTGAATCTGGACTCCCAAAAGCAGACTTAAATGCGTTCAAATATGAAGCTGAATGTTCATCAGTTTAACTGTCTATTAATTGTAAATCTGTTTTGCTTCAGTGAATATTGCATTATTAAGATCAGCTGGCAGTAGTCAAACCACAAACACCCAATTGTTATTCGGTTCTTGTCGAACTTGGTCGATATGCATATGTTTATACAGAAATGTGCTTGTTTTCTATGGTTCAGAACCATCCAATGTAACttgaaattaaagtttattatCAAATGATTAGATGTCTATGTGAATGTTATTGACGGATTATATAGTCATATTTAGGCTTAGAGATAAAGTATCCAGGGCATTTTAGTTGCCTCTGTAGTTTGTGTAATGGAGAATAGCCTACTGTCATGGTTTTTAATTTAGCAGTTGTGCTGTGGGCTTATTGGAGGTTGATGGTGGCTAAAGTATTCATTCTTGCCTAAAGTATCGTATTTTTTGGAAATTAAAGTTAAACGATGGTTTAAATGTTATAAGTTTAAAGTCTTTTATAAATCAGCAATAAGAATACAGCTGACGCACACTGTAACAAACTACAGCATTTATAATGAAACAAACTACAGCATTTATAATGAAACAATGCTCAGACTCCTATAAATAATGATACTCATTAAGTTCATACCAGGCTTCTGATGTCCTACATCAGGCTTCTGTGAGTGATTACGCTTGAATGCACATCATCTTTAAGACAAATGTGACTTGTCTATAAAAGTACTGCTTTGGAAAGGCCTTTTGCGTTTTACTTGTTCTCCATTTTTATGGAAGCTGGTTTGTAGAAGACATTATATTCCtacattattcttattttataaacattatcaTTCCAGAAACAAAGcatctttaaataaaatgctttgcTGGTTTTATAATGAGATTGCACcccctcccccttttttttttaaataaattattgctaataattttaataaaaactttcaaatatgtatattttcacCATGGCTTCAAGTATAAAAGTTATCTTGTTAAACATCCAATATTTATATTGTGAAGGTAATTCATACCTTTCTCATTTTTCCACATTGCAATTgacattttctacattttaattCATCCTAAAAtcgtactgatttttttttaaaaatataatattaatatgctTGTATTGTAAGGTAAATTACAAATTGGatgggtttttttgtttgtttttttattgttgcattttgCATATTCTTCTATAATTTCTATactgtagattttttttgtaatatttaagtcGCACCTTGGTGAAATCAACGTACAGGCCTATCGAAAGGAAATACTGTCacgaaaagaaaaatatatgaattcaGTAGCCTGCAATCATTTTAAACGTGGAGATGAAATGTTCACACCATAAATCCATGTTTTTAACGAATATAAGATGCGTAGATTTAATCGTCACTTTAATATTTATCCGGTTTAATTGGGAGGGATTCTGTATGAGCACATTCCATTCCAACGCAATTCCATAACGGGATTTCCTCCTCTGCCCCCATGAGCGGCTATCATTACACCAGCCGAGCCAAAACAAGTCGGGAGGAGAAGGCATGAATACAATGACCGCTGAAATCATAAAAGACATCTCCCAGCCCGACTCACCTGTCTCCTCAGCACCAGAAAACGGACAGCTGTTGTTCATCCGAAGCGTCGCGTCCAGGAGGGACACGCAGACCACCAGCGGCAGCGCCAACCTCGAGGAGGGCAGCTCCCAGCCCCTGGTCTCCTCCTCAGCCACAGCTCAGCCTCAGTCTTACACCATGACATCGGGCGAATTCATGCAGTCCACCCCGCTGTTCGTGCAGAGGTCTAATAAGAACATGTTTTATAAGATCCTGTGTTTCCTCGTGCTCGTTCTTCAAGGAGGCATGCTGGATTTCTACCTCATCATCTTCACGGATCTCTACTGGTGCTCGTGGATAGCCACGGATTTGGTGGTTATATCGGGATGGGCGATCTTCTTCATGAAAAACGCCAGGAGCAAGCGAGAACGAGCGTGTGGTTTCCACCAGAAGGGCTCCATCTTCGGATGCAACCTCGGGGAGTTCACCTTCGCGTACCTGGCATGGCTCATCTACGTGATCGCGTCCACCCCGAAAGTGGTGCTCGTCCTGGAAACGTCCATCCTCGATCTGATCGCCCTCAAGGTGCCGTTTGGCATCACCGGGTTTAAAATAACCATGCTGCTGTGCGCGCCTTTGCTTTACTGCCTCATCAACTCCGTCATCGAAGATCCGAACGGCTCCACGCGCTTTCACTCCCAAGGCTGCTTCATGAGCACCTGCTTAGACATCCTAGACAGCTTCACGCTGGTGGAACTGCTCCTTAAAAACGAAATCCCGAGCATTTACCTTAGGTACACGGTTATATCGGTGTATTTCATCGCACTGGGAGTCCCGGTTGTTTGGCTTTACGAGTTGACGGCCTCAGAGATGAACTGTCGCTGGATATGGGCGAGGTTCTTCACCGGCGTGCTGCTCAACGGTCCGCTCTTGGTGGTCAGATGTTTCCTCGTCTTTGTTTACAAAACACCCATATCGGTTTTCATGTTCAAGAACATCTTCTTCTTGGGGTGTAAGTGCCTGGAGCTGGTTGAACAGTGCACGTCCTTAAGAGGTGTCCGACGGTTTGCACGTGGACGCGGGGGAAACCCATCCCAGTTCTCCCACTGCGTTTCCGAAAACGACATGTGTCCTCACGGCTATGTGAACACGCTGGCTGTCAATACTCAGTCGTAGATGCTCATTTGGGACTGGGTTTGACCGGCCGGGAGCCACGAAGGCTACCACACAGTGTGCATCAGCCCTTTTAAGGGAAGGTACTACAGAGGTGCTAACATTCCTTGATGAAGATAAAACACACAAACCAATTAACACATGCAGAAAATGTATTGCTATAGCAATATGCTATATATTTTGAGGTACGGTCAGCTGCGAGGGTTAAAATGGTCAAAACGTATTTTAGAATTACAAATCACAAGttgataaaaatgattttgtttataAGGTCTTAACAGAAACTCAGTATGCACATTAGGAACCATGTAATTTTCACAAGTGTGCACAAGTGAACtccacaaaaatgtgtttttgtgatgaACTCACTGGTTGCTAGTTGTCAGACttgttttgctgtgttttttttttttttttttttagcaaattaataaaacaacaacaaaactggcAATTGCCAACAATAAGCACAATTAGGATTCTGTACAAAACTTGAAAGATTTGGTTTATTAGGCATTGGCCTAAAtccaaaatataatttgtgtCAGACATGCCCAATAATTAGACATTATTTGCTTGGTATATGTGTTATAAAATCAGAATAATTCAATGGCTATGACAACATTAGCCAGTATTTGTCCAATCGAACCTAAATACACATTTATCCCTGTAGTACCTCTCCTTATGAACACCCCGTCGTCCTCCTCCACTCTCAACTGGTGCTACAACCAAGCCACTCAATGTGCCAATGAAAAACTTTCCCTCCTGTGACCTCTGCAGTATATATGGAATGGGATGTGACTGTCAGCCAGTGCTTATATAATGATACGAGAATCTTTGATTTGCACTTGTTTTGTGAGGCACTTTAATTACGTGAGGATTATTCAACCGAGGAAAGGTTATAAGTGCAatgttgtataatttattttctatgtAAAAAATGTCCTTAACTGACACTAGGCTCATGTAGACACATTTATAGTGTTTTCAGACACCTTGAGATGTACCTGAATGCACTCGTCAAAAGTGTAAATACTGTATGCCTTGTGACTTGTTAGGCTTGGTGTACACTTTAAATTGTGAATGTGATGTAGTCCTTTCCTATTTGAAATATGTGGAAATGGTACTTAGGAATGGAAAACTGTCGAACGGTGTATTATATGGATTCATAATGTTCCTTAATGTAATAATAGGCTACTCTAAGCATAGAATCTATGAGGATAACTGAACTGTAATCCATCTTTAATGACCAAACTCCATTGCTGGTCCCAACCGGCTATAATATTACCAACATCAGTTTGTACAAGGCTACCTCTCTTTACAGAACCTCATGGTTGAAATCACAAACTAGTCTGTTATTTATGCTCAATTTCAGATGCTGTTTTATTCATGCCAGTAAATGAGCTATGATTAACACAATTAGTAACATTTTGATCATGAAAATTATAGTGCTGATAGATAGACTTTATTATAATCTACATGCAGTGCATTTCTGTCTAAATGAGAATCTACGTAAATATGTATATCTCCAAGCTCACTGCTTATACTATATTTACACCAGGAACTTGAACATATATGTCAAAGCTTAATATCCATGTTTCTCAATCCTCCACCAAAATGGAAAAATCtgacatcatttacacaccctcatgtcgtttcaaacctgaatgactcgctttcttctgtgcaacacgaacaaagatattttaaataatgttttgtacATATGAAGAAAGTCTATGGGGTCCAAATAATGTTGGTTTGGAGCCAACTGAACTTcagtgaatagaaaaaaaaactgttttttcaaaatatcttctgaataaataaatgcatccagGTTCAGTGACACGAGTGTGAGGAAATGATCACAGGaaagtcatttttgggtgagctatcacAAGCAAGCTTGTCCTGTCACTTTTAGTTTTAAAAGAGAGTATTATGTACGCTAGTCTAATATGTAATTACTAACAAATGTGCATCCTTATTCTAACATATTATTACTCGTGTGCTTTGAGGATTGGGGTACAGGGTGAGCTAAATGTGTTAAATATGCAGGCCgaaagtgcattatgggatttttGTGCCTCATTGCGCAGTATTTAACCTGACAAATATATACCACTACATTCTACGCATGTTTTTTAAACTACAGCTTTTAGTGTATGTACATAATCTTTTTGATAAGGAAAGCGACTTTCAACCCCTCCTCTCACTATTTATCCACATTAATGTTTTACAGAGAATTTTCTTACAAGGGCTTTAATTTGCAAGTTAATTTATGTTTACACAAGACAGCTGCGAGGGTTAAGAAGCATCCTGGTTAAATTGGTCATAAAGTAATTTGAGGTCCAAAGTTGGATGTAATTTGATGCAAGTTATTCTTTAACTATATGAATAAGTAAAAAGCACACAGAAAATTACCAAAGAATGCTGctttataaattcagaaatgtacttagataatattatatacaaactTCGAGAGTAGATGGTTATAGCTGTTAAACtggaatgaaaaaaaagtgcaatataatACAACAAAAGATTTCATCTGAGCAATTAATATGAAAAGAGACTACAAATGTAACATTGCAAGCCCAACCAAATTACTTAGACGTGTGTTCAGTAGCTAACATAAGCTTAAAATCATGTGCTTAGCTGTTCTGTATCAAGTTGTTTATCAAGGTACTTGTTCTGCGCCACAGTAAAAGAGCTGATCATTGAACTTGTCCGTCTAGTCTGTTTCCTGTTTCTGTTGACACAAATAGTATGAATGTTTTATGTGTGACGACTAAACATAGACTGTTCAAGAACATCCTGCCATGGTGCTACGGCACActgcaaattaaataaacagcCAAAAGACCTACAAGAAATTTAGATCTCTGTTGTTTCGGTGAAGAAACCAGAAGAGATCGGGCTGTTCAGGAAGAGGTTCATTTGTAACTTGGCCAGAGAGGAAAGGTCTTGCTGAAACTTGGGGTCCTCCCTCACTGTGGAATACCTGGAACCATATCCCTGATCGGACCCTCGTGATGGTCTCGCCTCAGAAGCCCCCTCCATTTCACTTTCCTCCATCTCCACCGGCTGGGACATGTCCATCCCCTGATGCAGATTGAAGCTGTGTTCCATTGAGGGTGGAGGCGCTATCAAAAAGCGATTTCTGCTGTCTGTTGGACAATTATCTGATGGTTCTCCCAATGGAAATGCAAAAGAGGGATGTGAGGGTTCCATTGGTCCTGGTTCAGCGAGGAGACATGGATAGATTTGTGGGTCTACTGGTGTCCCAATACCAGCCACGCTGGGTAATTCAAGAGAACATTCCATTGGGGGATAATAGGAATGTCCACTGTGCTCTGGCTGGACTCTTGGATTAATAATCACCACAGATAACTCTTCAGGGTTCTCTTGAATCTGGGGAATTACAGAGCAGACACTCTGGGCCTCTTGATTGATGTCTACCTCCTTCACAAGGATTGGGAGTCCGATGTTTAGCACAGGTGTTAATTCATAGATCGGCTGCATGGGGATCTCAAGAAGTGGATCAGATTCCCCTCTTACTTCCTCCTCACTGGTCACACACTCTTTCTCAAACCAGTCTGGATTCTTTAATTGGTGTGCCTGGAATGCTTCGATTGCGTTCCGTAAGGCTTCGCCCGAGGGGCAACTGAAGTACTCGTCCTTTCCGATACCCTCGATACAGTGCTTCACTCCCTGCTGATACTTCTCCACATCGAGGATACGGAAATAGAGCTCCTCGAAATGCTTCATCAGCTTATATTTGACCGCAATGTCAAACATAGACGGCACATCGCTTCACTGCTTATATCGTCAAAGTAAGCCACCAAATACTTCCCGTAAGAAGCCGGACGCTGCATATCAGGTGTAATCAGCTGAAGGGCTAGAGTCAGCATATCACCGACGGGAGAGCGCACGTCTTCCCGGAGGAGGATGCGAGGATCTCCACACATCGCCCCCCACTTGGCCTGCACTCCTCGAGAGCAAAGGACCAAGATCTTGTTTGACGACTGCTCAATCTGTCGCTTTTTTTCCTCAATCCACTGTAGCCGGCCGATGGTGCCGAGCAAGTCGTGTCAAGTAGGTCCAGCATGACCTCAATGCCGCATTTGGCCCGCAGGAAGGCACAAAGCTTCAAGACTATGTCTGTGTAAAGGGGATGATCTCTGGAGTAGATGATTAATATGGATCGTGGGCCAGGTGCAACTGGTGCTTCAAGAGGTGGTGGTTCCTGTTGCTTTTCTTCAcctaaattaaaatcattttataaattaGAACCAGGGACATTCCTTGAAAATGATTAGTTACTGCATATCAGTTGTATTATTTCAGCCCTAGCACTATCTGTGCTAACTTCTAACCACAGGAAGTTCCTCTTGAAAGATATGACTGCCACTGTTGCGTAACACGATTAAAATCAGTCTTCGAAGATAAAAACGTCCATCTTAAATGTCACTGCTTACCTTTCGTGGTTTCCTGCGGCGCAAATAAATAGCACAAATACCAATGGCACAAATTAAGAGGCACAATCCAACACAAATGATCTGAAGTGCTGAGTTATTCTCAGGAGGGCTTCTTGGTACTGTggaacatacatacagtataaatcaGTAAAGTGgcattatgttgttgtttttttaaccttttttgttCCTCAGTATTTTAAAAGGTGATGTTGTTCCCATACACACCAGGACCACATATGTTAAAACTGAGATTTTTTGACGACAGTCGCTGGCACACTTCTGGAAAAATGGCTGGATCTaaatagcaaaaaaattaaattaaattaaatcaaatacactAGAACATAAGATTTGTTTTATatgtaatcttattttattaatgatataaCATGTTTGTTTAGGCCAGCACACCtgaacatcaaaaatacagcaagtaCCGTGACCAGTTCTCCAGGTTATATGTCACATTTAGTAACGACTTGCTctcctaaacataaaaaaaaaaacagttttatatgCAGTCATATTATCTAGCCTTATTCATTTGGATATTTTTAAACAGACATACAGGTACAGTAAGATGTCTTACATTATAAAGAGTCCTCATTTCGTTGTCGCTGTTGCACTtaagaaaaacattgtatttttctgCATTCTCTCCAGGATTAAATGCAACATACAGAATATCCTTGCCGTTTACACCTGTGGTCCTTCCTACGGTAACATTGGGTCGCCATGTATCCCCTAAGCAACACATCAAACCAAATGAATCTCATAGGATAAGAAGATAATACATACTTTAATACCTAAGGGTTCAGggtttttaaatgtatacatgtatctGATTTGGTAACCATTCATAAATAAgctcttctctccctctctcaaaaCAGATTTTGGTCGTTCTCATCAAAGGATCGTCACAACCTGTGGTCAGATCAAAACTGAGGTATCATTCTGAATATGtagaaatattagattttttcttttgttttaatttgtcacTTACCTGGAACACTAACTTTACTGTAAATATTGTAAGTGGTGTATTGTAAATTCGGCTTGGGGAGGTTGGAGACCGTCACTACATACGAGCTGTCTGGATCTACCACAACTTTATCTAAAGAAAAAGACCACTAGAAAAAATCAGATCATACATTAGTATCTGTgagaataaatagaataaaactaaaaaataaataaatcagtcttgCCTTTTCACCAGCACTATTTCTCATGGTTTGAAAAACTTGGAGGAACTTGTAATGAACACACAGATGTTCATTGGTTGATGACTTCAACACAGCAAGCTCTGTTCCTTTCAAATGAACTATGCTTCCTGCAAAAATTGGGAGATAAATACTTATTGatatacaaaatgaaaataaagattcGTTTACCCCTTTTTTGAAATCATTAAATATAGAACATTTATTAGTATTGATACATTTAGCATTAAACGATGTGATTTCTTTATTATGAACTTCATTATAGCTTTTTTAATATAGGTctaatgtacaatttaaaaatggTCCCTTTGCATTAAACTTTCAAGAATTTGTCCGATTAAATGGATTTTCACATCATCTAACACAGAGATCTAAGACTTATCTGAATGACACCCACCATCATCCCTTGCTTTCCATTCTGCCACAATCACTGGCTCCAAATCACCTTCCATATTGCTTCTTACATCAACATACACCGACAAATCATCCGGTTCACTGGGAGTGAAATCTGAAGGAATGAGCCATTCTTTATACAGGCAGTTATCTGAGGAGGGAAATGATCAAACTTCAGTTAAAATATAACTCGCAACAACAAAGAATACTAAAGAAAAATGAAAGCAGGACTCACTGAACTCTGCAGTGCACTGTACCTCCTGGAGAACGAGAAA from Carassius auratus strain Wakin unplaced genomic scaffold, ASM336829v1 scaf_tig00044653, whole genome shotgun sequence includes:
- the LOC113087346 gene encoding transmembrane protein 121B-like is translated as MNTMTAEIIKDISQPDSPVSSAPENGQLLFIRSVASRRDTQTTSGSANLEEGSSQPLVSSSATAQPQSYTMTSGEFMQSTPLFVQRSNKNMFYKILCFLVLVLQGGMLDFYLIIFTDLYWCSWIATDLVVISGWAIFFMKNARSKRERACGFHQKGSIFGCNLGEFTFAYLAWLIYVIASTPKVVLVLETSILDLIALKVPFGITGFKITMLLCAPLLYCLINSVIEDPNGSTRFHSQGCFMSTCLDILDSFTLVELLLKNEIPSIYLRYTVISVYFIALGVPVVWLYELTASEMNCRWIWARFFTGVLLNGPLLVVRCFLVFVYKTPISVFMFKNIFFLGCKCLELVEQCTSLRGVRRFARGRGGNPSQFSHCVSENDMCPHGYVNTLAVNTQS